One region of Micromonospora ureilytica genomic DNA includes:
- a CDS encoding Pls/PosA family non-ribosomal peptide synthetase: protein MTSEPQVVALPPSAATPTIPAVFRSASAPARRTLVDILDDSVRAHADAGALDSGATTLTYRDLADEVEAVRRSLYGHGIGVGDRVGVRISSGTAELYLAILGVLAAGAAYVPVDADDPEERAELVFAEAGVVAVLGDGLAVSLRRTPAGRTGRPGPDDDAWIIFTSGSTGTPKGVAVSHGAAAAFVDAEARLFLADEASEAIGPQDRVLAGLSVAFDASCEEMWLAWRHGACLVPAARSLVRSGVDLGPWLAEQRISVVSTVPTLAALWPVEALEEVRLLIFGGEACPPELVQRLAVEGREVWNTYGPTEATVVACAARMTGEGPVRIGLPLAGWELAVVDASGVPVAMGETGELVIGGVGLARYLDPGKDAEKFAALPTLGWQRAYRSGDIVRAEPEGLLFVGRGDEQVKLGGRRIELGEIDAALQALPDVAGAAAAVQRTAAGNQLLVGYVVPHDGVTFDAATAALRIREQLPAALVPLLAVVDALPTRTSGKVDRAALPWPLATAEDAAGELTPTEEWLAGGWAEILGVRPTEADADFFTHGGGSLNAAQLVAWIRRRHPRVSVADIYLHPKLSRLAAVLDALDSSAATRREVRPTPRRAGLIQAAMMVPIMALVGLRWLTVLAALGNVFALVAPAPWAPVVSWWWVALGWLLLFSPLGRIALAAGGARLLLRGVRPGSYPRGGGVHLRLWAAERLAELTGATSVAGASWMITYARALGAQIGADVDLHSAPPVTGLLKLGRGAAIEPEVDLSGHWVDGDVVRIGRVRVGVGARVGSRSTLMPGARIGKGARVAAGSTVAGAVPANQHWAGSPAAAAVAKDSDGWPGQRPARSRMGARLWPLAYGMTAQLLGLVPVVAALPALALLGWTLAVRPTVGAVLAAVAVATVAYVVGYALLVLVAVRALSIGLRAGYHAVQGRVAWQVWTTERLMGMARVGLFPLYASLFTPVWLRLLGAKVGRGVEASTVLALPAMTTVADGAFLADDTMVATYELSHGWLRVAPARIGKQAFLGNSGMAAPGRSVPKRGLVGVLSSAPFKAKKGSSWLGAPPMPLRRTVEAADTSRTFDPPLRLKLARAAIELCRIVPVMCAGALAIGVLAALALVWRAAGWWAAALAAGPVLLGAAIVAAAIATAAKWLLVGRFRVAERALWTSFVWRNELADTFVEVLAAPWLVRFATGTPLLTAWLRTLGAKIGRGVWLETYWLPEYDLVRLGDGATVNRGCVVQTHLFHDRVMSMDQVTLGAGAALGPHGIVLPGASIGARTTVGPGSLVTRGDAVPCDSRWLGNPITTWPASPARSA from the coding sequence GTGACGAGTGAACCCCAGGTGGTCGCGCTACCGCCGTCAGCAGCCACACCAACGATCCCCGCGGTGTTCCGATCCGCTTCGGCCCCGGCCCGCCGCACGCTTGTCGACATTCTCGACGACTCCGTGCGCGCGCACGCCGACGCAGGTGCGCTCGACAGCGGTGCCACCACATTGACGTACCGCGACCTGGCCGATGAGGTCGAGGCCGTCCGGAGGTCGCTCTACGGGCACGGCATCGGTGTCGGCGACCGCGTGGGCGTCCGTATCTCATCCGGTACGGCTGAGCTGTACCTGGCGATCCTCGGCGTTCTCGCGGCGGGCGCCGCCTACGTGCCGGTCGACGCGGACGATCCCGAGGAACGCGCCGAGCTCGTTTTCGCCGAGGCGGGGGTCGTTGCGGTCCTCGGTGACGGGCTGGCGGTGTCGCTGCGTCGTACCCCCGCGGGTCGGACCGGCCGGCCCGGCCCGGACGACGACGCCTGGATCATCTTCACCTCCGGCTCGACGGGCACCCCGAAGGGGGTGGCGGTCAGCCACGGCGCGGCGGCGGCTTTCGTGGACGCCGAGGCGCGGTTGTTCCTCGCCGACGAGGCGAGCGAGGCGATCGGCCCGCAGGATCGGGTGCTGGCCGGGCTGTCGGTGGCGTTCGACGCGTCCTGTGAGGAGATGTGGTTGGCGTGGCGGCACGGCGCGTGTCTGGTGCCGGCCGCGCGGTCGCTGGTCCGCAGCGGTGTCGACCTCGGTCCGTGGTTGGCCGAGCAGCGCATCTCGGTGGTGTCGACGGTGCCGACGCTGGCTGCGCTGTGGCCGGTCGAGGCGTTGGAGGAGGTGCGGCTGCTGATCTTCGGTGGGGAGGCCTGCCCGCCGGAGCTCGTGCAGCGCTTGGCGGTCGAGGGTCGCGAGGTCTGGAACACGTACGGGCCGACCGAGGCGACGGTGGTCGCGTGCGCCGCGCGGATGACCGGCGAGGGACCCGTCCGCATCGGGTTACCGCTGGCCGGCTGGGAGCTAGCCGTGGTCGACGCCTCCGGCGTGCCGGTGGCGATGGGTGAGACCGGCGAGCTGGTCATCGGCGGGGTGGGGCTCGCCCGCTATCTGGATCCGGGCAAGGACGCCGAGAAGTTTGCGGCGCTGCCCACGCTCGGCTGGCAGCGGGCGTACCGCAGCGGTGACATCGTCCGGGCGGAGCCCGAAGGGCTCCTGTTCGTCGGTCGCGGCGACGAACAGGTGAAGCTCGGCGGACGCCGGATCGAGCTGGGCGAGATCGACGCCGCGCTGCAGGCGCTGCCCGACGTCGCCGGTGCCGCCGCAGCGGTGCAGCGCACCGCCGCGGGCAACCAACTGCTGGTGGGGTACGTGGTTCCGCACGACGGCGTCACCTTCGATGCGGCGACGGCGGCGCTGCGGATCCGTGAGCAACTGCCGGCCGCGCTCGTGCCGCTGCTGGCCGTGGTGGATGCGCTGCCGACCCGGACGTCCGGCAAGGTGGATCGGGCCGCGCTGCCCTGGCCACTGGCGACCGCTGAGGACGCCGCGGGCGAGCTGACCCCGACGGAGGAATGGCTCGCCGGCGGTTGGGCGGAGATCCTGGGCGTACGCCCCACCGAGGCGGACGCGGACTTCTTCACCCACGGCGGCGGCAGCCTGAACGCGGCGCAACTGGTGGCGTGGATCCGGCGCCGGCACCCGCGGGTCTCGGTGGCCGACATCTACCTCCACCCGAAACTGTCGCGGCTCGCGGCGGTGCTCGATGCGCTCGACAGTTCGGCGGCGACGCGCCGGGAGGTCCGGCCGACGCCGAGGCGCGCCGGGCTGATCCAGGCGGCGATGATGGTGCCGATAATGGCGCTGGTCGGGCTGCGCTGGCTGACCGTCCTGGCTGCCCTCGGCAACGTCTTCGCCCTGGTCGCTCCGGCGCCCTGGGCACCGGTCGTGTCCTGGTGGTGGGTGGCGTTGGGCTGGCTCCTGCTGTTCAGCCCGCTGGGCCGGATCGCCCTGGCCGCCGGAGGAGCGCGACTGCTGCTGCGCGGGGTGCGCCCCGGCAGCTATCCGCGCGGTGGCGGCGTGCACCTGCGGCTGTGGGCCGCCGAACGCCTCGCCGAGCTGACCGGCGCCACCAGCGTGGCCGGAGCATCATGGATGATCACTTACGCCCGGGCTCTCGGCGCGCAGATCGGGGCCGACGTCGACCTGCACTCCGCTCCACCGGTGACTGGCCTGCTGAAGCTGGGCCGCGGCGCGGCGATCGAGCCGGAGGTCGATCTCTCCGGTCACTGGGTGGACGGCGACGTTGTCCGCATCGGCAGGGTCCGCGTCGGTGTCGGCGCCCGGGTCGGGTCCCGCAGCACCCTGATGCCGGGCGCTCGGATCGGCAAGGGTGCCCGCGTCGCCGCGGGCTCGACGGTGGCCGGCGCCGTACCGGCCAACCAACACTGGGCCGGCTCGCCGGCCGCAGCCGCGGTTGCCAAGGATTCGGACGGGTGGCCCGGGCAGCGTCCCGCTCGATCGCGGATGGGTGCACGCCTCTGGCCGCTCGCCTACGGGATGACCGCTCAGTTGCTGGGGCTGGTCCCGGTCGTCGCCGCCCTGCCGGCGCTCGCCCTGCTCGGCTGGACGCTCGCAGTCCGACCTACTGTCGGCGCGGTGCTGGCCGCCGTCGCGGTGGCGACCGTCGCCTACGTGGTGGGCTATGCGCTGCTCGTGCTCGTGGCCGTCCGGGCGCTCAGCATCGGCCTGCGCGCCGGCTATCACGCTGTGCAGGGGCGGGTGGCGTGGCAGGTCTGGACGACCGAGCGGCTGATGGGGATGGCCCGGGTGGGGCTGTTCCCGCTCTACGCCAGCCTCTTCACACCTGTGTGGTTGCGGCTGCTGGGCGCCAAGGTGGGGCGTGGGGTGGAGGCCTCCACCGTGCTCGCACTGCCGGCGATGACCACGGTCGCCGACGGGGCCTTCCTGGCCGACGACACCATGGTCGCGACCTACGAGCTGAGTCACGGGTGGCTGCGCGTCGCTCCGGCCCGCATCGGTAAGCAGGCGTTCCTCGGCAACTCGGGAATGGCGGCGCCCGGACGTTCGGTGCCGAAGCGGGGCCTGGTCGGGGTGTTGTCGTCAGCGCCGTTCAAGGCGAAGAAGGGTTCGTCCTGGCTCGGCGCACCGCCGATGCCGCTGCGCCGGACCGTGGAGGCAGCCGACACCAGCCGCACCTTCGACCCGCCGCTCCGGCTGAAGCTGGCCCGCGCAGCGATCGAGCTGTGCCGGATCGTTCCGGTGATGTGCGCCGGCGCCCTGGCGATCGGCGTCCTGGCCGCACTCGCGCTCGTCTGGCGAGCTGCCGGGTGGTGGGCGGCCGCTCTCGCCGCCGGACCGGTGCTGCTGGGTGCGGCGATCGTCGCCGCCGCCATCGCGACGGCCGCGAAGTGGCTGCTGGTCGGGCGCTTCCGGGTCGCCGAGCGCGCGCTGTGGACCTCCTTCGTGTGGCGCAACGAGCTCGCCGACACGTTCGTCGAGGTCCTCGCCGCGCCGTGGCTGGTCCGCTTCGCGACCGGCACGCCACTGCTGACGGCGTGGCTGCGCACGCTCGGTGCGAAGATCGGCCGGGGCGTCTGGCTGGAGACCTACTGGCTGCCGGAGTACGACCTGGTGCGCCTCGGCGACGGCGCGACGGTGAACCGCGGTTGTGTGGTGCAGACCCACCTGTTCCATGATCGTGTGATGAGCATGGACCAGGTGACACTGGGCGCGGGAGCCGCGCTGGGCCCGCACGGCATCGTCCTGCCGGGCGCGAGCATCGGGGCACGGACCACCGTCGGGCCCGGTTCACTGGTGACCCGCGGCGACGCCGTGCCGTGCGACAGCCGATGGTTGGGTAACCCGATCACCACCTGGCCGGCGTCACCGGCACGGTCGGCATGA
- a CDS encoding esterase-like activity of phytase family protein — protein sequence MAVSKRVGLGAAVAALILTLPGAASATERSTWNRAELTKFAMLPAATFVPGSEPSGSSLGTAPINGITPPFVDQPVQGFSGVLRNTDGTFDVLSDNGFGNKANSADFLLRVQRVAPGFAGGAVDVVGGINLTDPYGKVPFALTRADRVLTGADFDVESITRTADGTYWIGDEFGPYLLHFDRAGRLLQAPVPLPGVFAPENPTRGTTPANLASSKGFEGMAQSPDGATLYPLLEGTVAGDPTGTLRLNEFDVRTNAYTGRRWTYALDAADHAIGDAIMVDRDRFLIIERDNGQGETAKVKRIYLADKRDRNRDGRLDKTLVADLMNIANPRHVGGFASTFTFPFQTIEDVVILDDQTIAVLNDNNFPSSSGRTAGQADNNEFIVIKLDRRLDADKRILRRY from the coding sequence ATGGCAGTAAGCAAGCGGGTGGGCCTGGGTGCTGCGGTGGCCGCGCTGATCCTGACGCTGCCGGGCGCCGCGTCCGCCACCGAGCGGAGCACGTGGAACCGGGCCGAGTTGACCAAGTTCGCCATGCTGCCGGCGGCGACCTTCGTTCCCGGCAGCGAACCGTCCGGCTCGTCGCTCGGCACTGCCCCCATCAACGGCATCACCCCGCCGTTCGTCGACCAACCGGTCCAGGGGTTCAGCGGCGTCCTGCGCAACACCGACGGCACCTTCGACGTGTTGTCGGACAACGGCTTCGGCAACAAGGCCAACAGTGCCGACTTCCTGCTGCGTGTCCAGCGGGTCGCGCCCGGCTTCGCCGGCGGCGCCGTCGACGTTGTCGGCGGCATCAACCTGACCGACCCGTACGGCAAGGTTCCGTTCGCTCTCACCCGCGCCGACCGGGTGCTCACCGGTGCCGATTTCGACGTCGAGTCGATCACTCGGACGGCCGACGGCACCTACTGGATCGGTGACGAATTCGGTCCGTATCTGCTGCACTTCGACCGGGCGGGCCGCCTACTGCAGGCGCCGGTGCCACTGCCGGGGGTGTTCGCTCCCGAGAACCCGACCCGCGGTACGACCCCGGCCAACCTCGCCAGCAGCAAGGGCTTCGAGGGCATGGCCCAGTCACCGGACGGCGCCACGCTCTATCCGCTGCTGGAGGGCACGGTCGCGGGCGACCCGACGGGCACACTCCGGCTCAACGAGTTCGACGTCAGGACCAACGCTTACACCGGTCGGCGCTGGACCTACGCGCTCGACGCTGCCGACCACGCGATCGGCGACGCGATCATGGTCGACCGCGACCGGTTCCTGATCATCGAGCGGGACAACGGTCAGGGTGAGACGGCGAAGGTGAAGAGGATCTACCTGGCCGACAAGCGCGACCGGAACCGGGACGGGCGCCTCGACAAGACGCTGGTCGCCGACCTGATGAACATCGCCAACCCGCGACACGTCGGCGGGTTCGCCAGCACCTTCACGTTCCCGTTCCAGACCATCGAGGACGTGGTGATCCTCGACGACCAAACGATCGCCGTCCTCAACGACAACAACTTCCCGTCCTCCTCGGGCCGCACGGCCGGCCAAGCGGACAACAACGAGTTCATCGTGATCAAGCTGGACCGCCGCCTGGATGCCGACAAGCGCATCCTGCGTCGCTACTGA